The following are encoded in a window of Carya illinoinensis cultivar Pawnee chromosome 15, C.illinoinensisPawnee_v1, whole genome shotgun sequence genomic DNA:
- the LOC122296790 gene encoding uncharacterized protein LOC122296790, which produces MGGGREFEWDEKMKENSTQPPVFQTHSTLLTWLNPVRATSRVSEIETLAASFSRFSLRSLLLPRTSHSKLLSPSSARHFVPKGQKDLLQHNPSSCVLRCSLLLTHIDVSMFRNGNIKGKDKGMNS; this is translated from the exons ATGGGAGGCGGGAGGGAATTTGAATGGGatgaaaaaatgaaggaaaactcTACTCAGCCCCCGGTTTTCCAAACGCACTCCACACTCCTAACGTGGCTGAACCCGGTTCGAGCCACATCACGGGTTAGTGAAATTGAAACCCTCGCTGCTTCATTCTCCCGCTTCTCCCTCAGATCTCTGCTCCTCCCTCGGACCTCTCACTCGAAGCTTCTTTCTCCTTCTTCGGCACGGCATTTTGTCCCCAAAGGCCAAAAGGACTTACTGCAACATAACCCTTCCTCTTGCGTCCTTCGCTGCTCTCTCTTGCTCACACATATCGATGTTTCGATG tTTCGGAACGGAAACATCAAAGGAAAGGACAAGGGCATGAATTCATGA